In the Ipomoea triloba cultivar NCNSP0323 chromosome 6, ASM357664v1 genome, one interval contains:
- the LOC116021662 gene encoding exocyst complex component SEC8-like isoform X1, producing the protein MGLFDGLPIPAEKDYLRDDLYKINESWTAARFDSLPHVVHILTSKDREGEVQILKEQSEIVEDIVDEVVHAYHGGFNKAIQNYSQILRLFTESTQSIGGLKTDLTDSKKLLGARNKQLHQLWYRSVTLRHIIALLDQIEGIAKIPTQIEKFIADKQFYAAVQFHVQSAGMLDREGLQTVGALQDVKTELSKLRGVLFYKILEDLHAHLYHKGEHSPALFNINEREDKIPTTTAIALSRKTNSSLNGHGEDGVLEHHKTASDSNGGDGALKDAKDAHQVPTWLSDATPDEFIEAMTKSDAPLHVKYLQTMVECLCMLGKVAACGAIICQRFRPTIHEIITTKIKSIAENVNSSRHDIGPCAQTAITGLHLLKGKFESYPSLEQKRQNGISMAGVVLAVSPVSSVMAPTGKAQAAAKELLDSILDAVLCIFENHIIVGELLESKSLQQVELNTPRSMPADINWNADSDMSRETGGYSISFCLNVLQSECQQLICEILRATPEAADAAVQTARLVSKTPSKDKRDGSEDGFTFTFRFTDATVSVPNGVDLISQGWSSRASNVVKEGYGSTAVLLEQGLYLAASLYRPVVEFTDKIASMLPQKFSHLGKDGLLTFVENFVKDRFLPALFVDYRKAVQQAIASPAAFRPRAQATSYISSIEKGRPVLQGLLAICFLAEEVLGWAEALPKFAAGVVTYVQSFLERTYERCRTSYMEAVLEKQSYMVIGRYDIENLMRLHPASAYLPSSVRYPNSENYASDGRDYEKEISDLLLNLRPIKRENLIRDDNKLVLLASLSDSLEYFADSIERLAKIHCRAYAAQVEESGRQKTHQHRRSTSSVPKDLISFAEEYRKLAVDCLKVLRIEMQLETIFHMQEMTIREYLDDHDTEEPDDYVISLTSMITRRDEGMLPFIAGPKRNYIFGSICIVAANSFIKALNDIKSINLFGVQQICRNSIALEQALAAIPSIDSEVVKSSFERVRTYYELLNMPFEALIVFVIENEPIFTNAEYYTLLKVQVPGREIPVDAEQRLAEILPR; encoded by the exons ATGGGATTATTCGATGGACTCCCCATTCCTGCAGAAAAGGAT TACTTACGGGACGACCTGTATAAGATAAATGAAAGCTGGACAGCTGCACGTTTCGATTCTCTTCCCCATGTTGTGCATATTTTGACCTCGAAGGATCGGGAAGGTGAAGTGCAGATTCTGAAGGAACAGAGTGAAATTGTCGAGGACATAGTAGACGAAGTAGTGCATGCATATCATGGTGGTTTCAATAAAGCAATTCAGAATTATTCGCAG ATTCTGCGGTTATTCACTGAATCTACCCAGAGCATTGGTGGCTTAAAGACTGATTTGACTGATTCAAAGAAACTTTTGGGTGCCCGTAACAAGCAGTTACATCAATTATGGTATCGGTCAGTTACACTGCGACATATTATAGCTCTCTTGGATCAAATTGAAGGCATAGCAAAG ATTCCAACTCAGATAGAGAAGTTCATTGCTGATAAGCAGTTCTATGCTGCTGTGCAATTTCATGTTCAATCAGCTGGGATGCTTGATAGAGAGGGCCTTCAGACG GTTGGTGCTCTGCAGGATGTCAAAACTGAATTGTCAAAGCTCCGAGGAGTTCTCTTCTACAAAATATTGGAAGATTTGCATGCTCATCTCTATCATAAGGGTGAACACag CCCAGCTCTGTTCAATATTAATGAAAGGGAGGATAAAATCCCAACTACAACAGCCATTGCATTGTCTCGAAAAACCAA TTCTTCATTGAATGGCCATGGTGAAGATGGTGTGCTGGAACATCATAAAACTGCATCAGATTCTAATGGTGGTGATGGTGCCTTAAAGGATGCCAAAGATGCTCATCAAGTTCCAACATGGCTTTCAGATGCTACTCCTGATGAATTTATT GAAGCAATGACAAAGAGTGATGCTCCATTGCATGTGAAGTACTTGCAGACCATGGTTGAGTGCCTTTGCATGCTTGGCAAAGTTGCTGCTTGTGGTGCCATAATATG cCAAAGATTTAGGCCTACAATACATGAGATAATCACTACCAAGATCAAATCTATTGCAGAAAATGTAAATAGTTCAAGACATGACATTGGCCCATGTGCTCAAACTGCCATTACAGGTTTACACCTTCTGAAAGGAAAATTTGAGAGTTATCCATCACTGGAACAAAAACGTCAAAATGGGATATCAATGGCTGGAGTGGTGCTAGCTGTAAGTCCTGTCTCATCTGTAATGGCTCCTACAGGAAAAGCACAGGCTGCTGCAAAGGAGCTTCTTGATTCAATTTTGGACGCTGTTCTTTGCATATTTG aaaaccACATAATTGTTGGTGAGCTTCTCGAGTCAAAATCTTTGCAACAAGTTGAGTTGAATACACCAAGGTCTATGCCAGCTGATATTAATTGGAATGCAGATTCAGACATGTCTCGTGAAACTGGAGGCTATAgtattagcttttgcttgaatgTCTTGCAG AGTGAATGTCAACAATTAATTTGTGAAATCCTACGGGCAACTCCTGAAGCTGCTGATGCTGCTGTCCAAACAGCCAGACTTGTTAGCAAGACACCTTCAAAGGATAAGAG AGATGGATCTGAAGATGGTTTCACATTTACTTTTCGCTTCACAGATGCTACTGTATCTGTTCCTAATG GAGTTGACCTTATCAGCCAAGGATGGAGTTCAAGGGCCTCAAATGTAGTTAAGGAAGGTTATGGCAGTACAGCTGTTTTGCTTGAGCAGGGACTATATTTAGCAGCATCTTTATATCGGCCTGTTGTTGAG tttACAGATAAAATTGCTTCAATGCTACCTCAAAAGTTTTCCCATCTTGG GAAGGATGGGCTGCTAACTTTTGTGGAGAACTTTGTGAAGGATCGTTTCTTACCAGCACTGTTTGTAGATTACAGGAAAGCTGTGCAGCAGGCCATAGCAA GCCCTGCTGCATTCCGGCCTCGAGCACAAGCAACATCTTATATCTCTTCAATTGAGAAAGGGCGGCCTGTGCTACAAGGACTTTTGGCAATTTGTTTTTTAGCTGAAGAG GTGCTTGGCTGGGCTGAGGCATTGCCTAAATTTGCTGCTGGTGTTGTGACCTATGTGCAAAGTTTTCTTGAAAGGACATATGAAAGATGTCGAACTTCATATATGGAG GCTGTTCTTGAGAAACAAAGTTACATGGTCATTGGAAGATATGACATTGAAAATCTAATGCGACTTCATCCAGCCAGTGCATATTTACCAAGCTCAGTTCGTTATCCAAACTCAGAAAATTATGCTTCTGATGGTAGGGATTACGAGAAGGAAATAAGCGATCTATTATTGAATTTGAGGCCGATCAAACGG GAGAACTTGATTCGTGATGATAACAAACTTGTTCTTTTGGCATCTTTGAGTGATTCACTGGAATATTTTGCAGACTCTATAGAAAG GCTTGCAAAGATACACTGCAGAGCATATGCTGCTCAAGTAGAAGAGAGTGGTAGGCAGAAAACTCACCAACACCGTAGATCAACTAGTTCTGTTCCCAAGGATCTAATATCATTTGCTGAGGAGTATAGAAAATTGGCAGTTGATTGCCTCAAGGTTTTGCGTATAGAGATGCAGTTGGAGACTATTTTCCACATGCAG GAAATGACAATTAGGGAATATCTGGATGACCATGACACAGAGGAGCCTGATGATTATGTAATCTCATTAACGTCAATG ATAACACGGCGAGATGAAGGGATGTTACCTTTCATTGCTGGACCAAAGCGTAACTATATTTTTGGTTCCATATGCATTGTTGCAGCAAATTCCTTCATCAAG GCTTTGAATGATATAAAATCTATCAACCTATTTGGGGTTCAACAGATATGTCGCAACTCCATTGCACTGGAGCAG GCTCTTGCTGCCATCCCCTCTATTGACAGTGAAGTTGTGAAGTCGAGTTTTGAACGGGTCCGTACATATTATGAGCTACTAAACATGCCATTTgag GCCCTAATTGTGTTCGTTATCGAGAATGAGCCCATATTTACAAATGCAGA GTATTATACTCTTCTAAAAGTGCAGGTCCCTGGAAGGGAAATCCCAGTTGATGCAGAGCAGCGTCTAGCTGAGATATTGCCCCGCTAG
- the LOC116021662 gene encoding exocyst complex component SEC8-like isoform X2: protein MGLFDGLPIPAEKDYLRDDLYKINESWTAARFDSLPHVVHILTSKDREGEVQILKEQSEIVEDIVDEVVHAYHGGFNKAIQNYSQILRLFTESTQSIGGLKTDLTDSKKLLGARNKQLHQLWYRSVTLRHIIALLDQIEGIAKIPTQIEKFIADKQFYAAVQFHVQSAGMLDREGLQTVGALQDVKTELSKLRGVLFYKILEDLHAHLYHKGEHSPALFNINEREDKIPTTTAIALSRKTNSSLNGHGEDGVLEHHKTASDSNGGDGALKDAKDAHQVPTWLSDATPDEFIEAMTKSDAPLHVKYLQTMVECLCMLGKVAACGAIICQRFRPTIHEIITTKIKSIAENVNSSRHDIGPCAQTAITGLHLLKGKFESYPSLEQKRQNGISMAGVVLAVSPVSSVMAPTGKAQAAAKELLDSILDAVLCIFENHIIVDSDMSRETGGYSISFCLNVLQSECQQLICEILRATPEAADAAVQTARLVSKTPSKDKRDGSEDGFTFTFRFTDATVSVPNGVDLISQGWSSRASNVVKEGYGSTAVLLEQGLYLAASLYRPVVEFTDKIASMLPQKFSHLGKDGLLTFVENFVKDRFLPALFVDYRKAVQQAIASPAAFRPRAQATSYISSIEKGRPVLQGLLAICFLAEEVLGWAEALPKFAAGVVTYVQSFLERTYERCRTSYMEAVLEKQSYMVIGRYDIENLMRLHPASAYLPSSVRYPNSENYASDGRDYEKEISDLLLNLRPIKRENLIRDDNKLVLLASLSDSLEYFADSIERLAKIHCRAYAAQVEESGRQKTHQHRRSTSSVPKDLISFAEEYRKLAVDCLKVLRIEMQLETIFHMQEMTIREYLDDHDTEEPDDYVISLTSMITRRDEGMLPFIAGPKRNYIFGSICIVAANSFIKALNDIKSINLFGVQQICRNSIALEQALAAIPSIDSEVVKSSFERVRTYYELLNMPFEALIVFVIENEPIFTNAEYYTLLKVQVPGREIPVDAEQRLAEILPR from the exons ATGGGATTATTCGATGGACTCCCCATTCCTGCAGAAAAGGAT TACTTACGGGACGACCTGTATAAGATAAATGAAAGCTGGACAGCTGCACGTTTCGATTCTCTTCCCCATGTTGTGCATATTTTGACCTCGAAGGATCGGGAAGGTGAAGTGCAGATTCTGAAGGAACAGAGTGAAATTGTCGAGGACATAGTAGACGAAGTAGTGCATGCATATCATGGTGGTTTCAATAAAGCAATTCAGAATTATTCGCAG ATTCTGCGGTTATTCACTGAATCTACCCAGAGCATTGGTGGCTTAAAGACTGATTTGACTGATTCAAAGAAACTTTTGGGTGCCCGTAACAAGCAGTTACATCAATTATGGTATCGGTCAGTTACACTGCGACATATTATAGCTCTCTTGGATCAAATTGAAGGCATAGCAAAG ATTCCAACTCAGATAGAGAAGTTCATTGCTGATAAGCAGTTCTATGCTGCTGTGCAATTTCATGTTCAATCAGCTGGGATGCTTGATAGAGAGGGCCTTCAGACG GTTGGTGCTCTGCAGGATGTCAAAACTGAATTGTCAAAGCTCCGAGGAGTTCTCTTCTACAAAATATTGGAAGATTTGCATGCTCATCTCTATCATAAGGGTGAACACag CCCAGCTCTGTTCAATATTAATGAAAGGGAGGATAAAATCCCAACTACAACAGCCATTGCATTGTCTCGAAAAACCAA TTCTTCATTGAATGGCCATGGTGAAGATGGTGTGCTGGAACATCATAAAACTGCATCAGATTCTAATGGTGGTGATGGTGCCTTAAAGGATGCCAAAGATGCTCATCAAGTTCCAACATGGCTTTCAGATGCTACTCCTGATGAATTTATT GAAGCAATGACAAAGAGTGATGCTCCATTGCATGTGAAGTACTTGCAGACCATGGTTGAGTGCCTTTGCATGCTTGGCAAAGTTGCTGCTTGTGGTGCCATAATATG cCAAAGATTTAGGCCTACAATACATGAGATAATCACTACCAAGATCAAATCTATTGCAGAAAATGTAAATAGTTCAAGACATGACATTGGCCCATGTGCTCAAACTGCCATTACAGGTTTACACCTTCTGAAAGGAAAATTTGAGAGTTATCCATCACTGGAACAAAAACGTCAAAATGGGATATCAATGGCTGGAGTGGTGCTAGCTGTAAGTCCTGTCTCATCTGTAATGGCTCCTACAGGAAAAGCACAGGCTGCTGCAAAGGAGCTTCTTGATTCAATTTTGGACGCTGTTCTTTGCATATTTG aaaaccACATAATTGTTG ATTCAGACATGTCTCGTGAAACTGGAGGCTATAgtattagcttttgcttgaatgTCTTGCAG AGTGAATGTCAACAATTAATTTGTGAAATCCTACGGGCAACTCCTGAAGCTGCTGATGCTGCTGTCCAAACAGCCAGACTTGTTAGCAAGACACCTTCAAAGGATAAGAG AGATGGATCTGAAGATGGTTTCACATTTACTTTTCGCTTCACAGATGCTACTGTATCTGTTCCTAATG GAGTTGACCTTATCAGCCAAGGATGGAGTTCAAGGGCCTCAAATGTAGTTAAGGAAGGTTATGGCAGTACAGCTGTTTTGCTTGAGCAGGGACTATATTTAGCAGCATCTTTATATCGGCCTGTTGTTGAG tttACAGATAAAATTGCTTCAATGCTACCTCAAAAGTTTTCCCATCTTGG GAAGGATGGGCTGCTAACTTTTGTGGAGAACTTTGTGAAGGATCGTTTCTTACCAGCACTGTTTGTAGATTACAGGAAAGCTGTGCAGCAGGCCATAGCAA GCCCTGCTGCATTCCGGCCTCGAGCACAAGCAACATCTTATATCTCTTCAATTGAGAAAGGGCGGCCTGTGCTACAAGGACTTTTGGCAATTTGTTTTTTAGCTGAAGAG GTGCTTGGCTGGGCTGAGGCATTGCCTAAATTTGCTGCTGGTGTTGTGACCTATGTGCAAAGTTTTCTTGAAAGGACATATGAAAGATGTCGAACTTCATATATGGAG GCTGTTCTTGAGAAACAAAGTTACATGGTCATTGGAAGATATGACATTGAAAATCTAATGCGACTTCATCCAGCCAGTGCATATTTACCAAGCTCAGTTCGTTATCCAAACTCAGAAAATTATGCTTCTGATGGTAGGGATTACGAGAAGGAAATAAGCGATCTATTATTGAATTTGAGGCCGATCAAACGG GAGAACTTGATTCGTGATGATAACAAACTTGTTCTTTTGGCATCTTTGAGTGATTCACTGGAATATTTTGCAGACTCTATAGAAAG GCTTGCAAAGATACACTGCAGAGCATATGCTGCTCAAGTAGAAGAGAGTGGTAGGCAGAAAACTCACCAACACCGTAGATCAACTAGTTCTGTTCCCAAGGATCTAATATCATTTGCTGAGGAGTATAGAAAATTGGCAGTTGATTGCCTCAAGGTTTTGCGTATAGAGATGCAGTTGGAGACTATTTTCCACATGCAG GAAATGACAATTAGGGAATATCTGGATGACCATGACACAGAGGAGCCTGATGATTATGTAATCTCATTAACGTCAATG ATAACACGGCGAGATGAAGGGATGTTACCTTTCATTGCTGGACCAAAGCGTAACTATATTTTTGGTTCCATATGCATTGTTGCAGCAAATTCCTTCATCAAG GCTTTGAATGATATAAAATCTATCAACCTATTTGGGGTTCAACAGATATGTCGCAACTCCATTGCACTGGAGCAG GCTCTTGCTGCCATCCCCTCTATTGACAGTGAAGTTGTGAAGTCGAGTTTTGAACGGGTCCGTACATATTATGAGCTACTAAACATGCCATTTgag GCCCTAATTGTGTTCGTTATCGAGAATGAGCCCATATTTACAAATGCAGA GTATTATACTCTTCTAAAAGTGCAGGTCCCTGGAAGGGAAATCCCAGTTGATGCAGAGCAGCGTCTAGCTGAGATATTGCCCCGCTAG